One [Clostridium] saccharolyticum WM1 DNA segment encodes these proteins:
- a CDS encoding GNAT family N-acetyltransferase, whose translation MEKNIRNQRPAKAMTWEQELTIEGNVFQVTISDDHEALRSAFAEGRAVVGLWDRGRTNQNLAPAAYVVESLGDLNDEFLERVVRRNEGLPWNIARTQRLTIREFVPGDFAFLPHEPEAGASGDIFLKEESLKEYIRHQYRFYEYGIWALIERGSGKLVGKAGISNLDLEGQDELFHAIKNNDTPVELGYHIFSPYRRNGYGKEACSAILSYAASAVSERIYARIHEGNSGSRKLAEGLGFRLIARTHSGSAPGLCLYEWNCS comes from the coding sequence TTGGAGAAGAATATCCGGAACCAGAGACCTGCTAAGGCTATGACCTGGGAACAAGAACTCACAATCGAAGGAAACGTCTTCCAGGTTACCATATCTGATGATCATGAGGCCCTGCGTTCTGCTTTTGCGGAAGGCAGGGCTGTTGTTGGTTTATGGGACCGTGGGCGGACCAATCAGAATCTTGCTCCTGCAGCCTATGTGGTGGAATCCCTCGGGGACTTAAACGATGAATTTCTGGAGCGGGTGGTAAGGAGAAATGAGGGACTTCCATGGAATATTGCCAGAACACAGCGTCTGACGATCCGGGAGTTCGTGCCCGGGGATTTTGCCTTCCTGCCTCATGAGCCTGAGGCAGGGGCGTCTGGAGACATATTTTTAAAGGAAGAATCCTTAAAGGAATATATCCGTCATCAATACAGGTTTTATGAATACGGAATCTGGGCTTTGATCGAACGGGGGTCTGGGAAGCTTGTTGGAAAGGCGGGAATCTCCAATCTGGACCTTGAGGGGCAGGATGAGCTTTTCCATGCAATAAAAAATAATGATACCCCGGTGGAACTGGGATATCATATCTTTTCTCCATACAGGCGGAACGGGTATGGGAAGGAGGCCTGCAGTGCCATCCTGTCCTATGCCGCCTCCGCTGTCTCAGAGAGGATTTATGCAAGGATTCATGAGGGAAATTCCGGGTCAAGAAAGCTGGCAGAGGGACTGGGATTCCGGCTTATTGCCCGAACACATAGCGGATCAGCTCCAGGGCTGTGTCTGTATGAGTGGAATTGCTCATAA
- a CDS encoding GTP pyrophosphokinase, whose product MTEEEYLCFIQPYEDALKNIRVRVEVLNNDYRRKYQNYPIHYVQHRIKQKESIENKLEENGYDASMDSARNYLTDIAGIRVICYFVRDIYAIVGLLKKQSDIVIIKESDYIAEPKPNGYRSYHLVFGVPVYHTDGMEYYPVEIQLRTMSMDLWASMEHRICYKGEQKEPAAEELKEYALALRKMEEEMEKFL is encoded by the coding sequence ATGACTGAAGAAGAGTATCTCTGTTTTATTCAGCCCTATGAGGATGCGCTTAAAAACATCCGTGTCAGAGTGGAGGTACTGAATAACGATTACAGAAGGAAGTATCAGAATTACCCCATCCATTATGTCCAGCACAGAATCAAGCAAAAGGAAAGCATTGAGAATAAGCTGGAGGAGAACGGATATGATGCCAGCATGGATTCAGCCAGAAACTATCTGACGGATATAGCCGGAATCCGGGTCATCTGCTATTTTGTAAGGGATATCTATGCCATTGTGGGCCTGTTAAAGAAGCAGTCAGATATTGTGATCATAAAGGAAAGCGATTATATTGCCGAACCAAAGCCAAATGGATACCGAAGCTATCACCTGGTTTTTGGGGTTCCGGTCTATCATACCGACGGCATGGAATATTATCCGGTGGAAATTCAGCTTCGTACCATGTCCATGGACTTATGGGCCAGCATGGAGCACCGCATCTGTTATAAGGGGGAACAAAAGGAACCGGCAGCAGAGGAATTGAAGGAATATGCCTTAGCCTTAAGGAAGATGGAAGAGGAAATGGAGAAGTTTCTCTGA
- a CDS encoding YesL family protein has product MFSGFFNYDNPVWRFIGKFGDLIILNILWLVCSIPVITIGASTTAVYYVTLKLARDDDGYTIRSFFKSFKENFKQSTVIWLILLAVGVILGVDVFFFTRLFTGSGSFRTVMLTVFLAMVLIYAAVFTYIFPLQARFFNSVKRTFFNAFFMSLRHLFRTIGMIAIDAALVAAAFVFMVPPVLMIFMLFGFPLLAFINSYILSPVFHLYMPKEEEKSDELRPLFADEDEPVSSILMAKGDEHGEDPSGNEGTELKKTQDEQE; this is encoded by the coding sequence ATGTTTTCTGGTTTTTTTAATTATGATAATCCGGTATGGCGGTTTATCGGTAAATTTGGAGATCTGATTATTTTAAATATTCTGTGGCTGGTATGCAGTATCCCGGTTATTACCATAGGGGCTTCTACCACTGCTGTATATTATGTAACCCTGAAGCTTGCAAGAGACGATGACGGATATACCATCCGCTCTTTTTTTAAATCGTTCAAAGAAAACTTTAAGCAGTCCACAGTGATTTGGCTCATTCTTCTGGCTGTGGGAGTGATCCTTGGGGTGGATGTATTCTTCTTTACCAGATTGTTTACAGGCTCCGGGTCCTTCCGGACGGTGATGCTTACGGTATTCCTGGCAATGGTTCTTATTTATGCGGCTGTTTTTACTTATATTTTCCCACTTCAGGCCAGATTTTTCAATTCAGTAAAACGTACCTTTTTCAATGCATTCTTCATGTCCCTGCGCCATTTATTCCGTACCATTGGAATGATTGCCATTGACGCGGCCCTGGTGGCGGCTGCATTTGTATTCATGGTGCCGCCTGTGCTGATGATATTCATGCTGTTTGGCTTTCCTTTGCTGGCATTCATCAATTCCTATATCCTGTCTCCTGTGTTTCACCTGTACATGCCGAAGGAAGAAGAGAAAAGCGACGAGCTTAGACCTCTGTTTGCAGATGAGGATGAACCTGTAAGCAGCATTTTGATGGCAAAAGGCGACGAACATGGGGAAGATCCATCCGGGAACGAAGGAACTGAACTTAAAAAAACACAAGACGAACAGGAATAA